From Loxodonta africana isolate mLoxAfr1 chromosome 2, mLoxAfr1.hap2, whole genome shotgun sequence, the proteins below share one genomic window:
- the LOC100670394 gene encoding olfactory receptor 6M1-like: MDHKNKTRVTEFILLGFQNEKEVEFFLFAVSLLMYMTSLIGNTMIILLVCVDYRLYSPMYFFVANLSFIEVTITSTVLPKMLANTFSLTKAISFVGCLTQSVFYFLLGSTEFFILAVMSFDRYVAICNPLRYTIIMNKQTCVFLLLGSYVGAFFSMLGLSVLTAPLIFCGPNKIHHFFCDRAPVLKLACTDISLAELADFISSAVLLLGSLLLTGVSYTYIVITIFRIPSVQGRQKAFSTCVSHITVVTLYYGSSIFLYVRPNKGNAVDINRFATVLNTIVTPMLNPFIYSLRNEKVKEALRDAFDKCIGRLTNLSSQK; this comes from the coding sequence ATGGATCACAAAAACAAGACCAGAGTCACTGAATTTATTCTTCTAGGGTTTCAGAATGAGAAAGAAGTAGAATTTTTCCTCTTTGCTGTATCCCTGCTCATGTACATGACATCTCTGATTGGCAACACCATGATTATCCTTTTGGTGTGTGTTGACTATCGTCTGTACTCACCTATGTATTTCTTTGTAGCCAATCTTTCCTTCATTGAGGTCACCATCACTTCCACAGTGTTGCCAAAGATGCTAGCCAACACTTTTTCACTCACAAAAGCAATATCTTTTGTAGGATGTCTCACACAATCTGTTTTCTACTTCCTTCTGGGATCCACAGAATTCTTCATCCTAGCTGTCATGTCCTTTGACCGATATGTTGCTATCTGTAACCCGCTGAGGTATACCATTATCATGAACAAACAGACATGTGTATTCTTGCTTCTGGGATCTTATGTGGGTGCATTTTTTTCAATGCTGGGGCTATCTGTATTAACTGCCCCCTTAATATTTTGTGGGCCAAATAAAAtccatcatttcttctgtgacaGAGCCCCAGTGCTAAAGCTAGCCTGTACAGATATCTCTCTGGCTGAGTTGGCTGACTTCATCTCCTCTGCTGTATTGCTCTTGGGCTCCCTGCTCCTGACAGGGGTGTCTTACACCTACATTGTCATTACTATCTTTAGAATTCCCTCTGTCCAGGGAAGACagaaggccttctccacctgtgttTCCCACATCACCGTGGTTACGCTTTATTATGGGAGCTCCATCTTCCTCTATGTCCGCCCCAATAAAGGTAATGCAGTAGACATTAACAGATTTGCCACAGTGCTGAACACCATTGTGACACCAATGCTGAACCCTTTCATCTACAGCCTCCGGAATGAGAAAGTCAAAGAAGCCCTGAGAGATGCCTTTGATAAGTGTATAGGTAGACTAACAAATTTAAGTTCTCAAAAATGA